The Planococcus halocryophilus nucleotide sequence AAAGCCAATAAACCGATTCTCGAAAAAACTGGGATCAATAAAACCCATACAAGAGATGCTTCATTTATCGATTCTGCTACTAGGATGATTTTACCGACAATAGCCACTACTAATGCCATCGCACCAAAAGCACCAATTCGTGGGTCTCCCATAATCGCCAACCGCTTGTCACGATCTTGGTAAGAAAAATAGGCATCTCCCGTATCTGCCAAGCCGTCCATATGCAAGCCACCGGTCAGTACCAAGCCAATCAGAACCACTATAAAGCCGAGTAGTAAAGAGCTAATCTCTGTTGTATCACGGAGCAACCATACGGTACTTGTCAAAACACTACCGAACAACAAACCTAATAGAGGTAGTATCGCATACATAGCCGTAATGTATTCTTTCTCCATCGGCAATTGCTTTTTAACTGGAATCACCGAAAAAAATTGAAGCGCCAATAGAAATCCGGTTCTTAACTGCCGAGTCATTGGTTTGCCTCCATTATTTCTGTGACTTTCTGCCAGTCCAGATGATTTTTCACGTGCTTGGCCCAGCGATCAAAAGGATCTTCCGATTTTTCATGCACTGGAATCGGTAAGTTTTTCTGTTTGCGAATGGGTGCTAAAAATGCAGTTCGACAGCTCCGATCACGGAAAAAACCATGTAGATGTGTTCCAATCACGCGGTCACGATAATACCCTTCAACTGAATCCCCGCAATCAATTAGCCAATGTTCGATTCCTGTGACTCGGCCATGATGAATTTCATAACCAATCACTTGGGCTTCTAAAGCTTCGAATTTTACTATGCCTTTTTGACGTCGAACCATTTTTTCTTTTTCAAAACGGACATGCATGTTTGGCACCAAGCCAAATCCCACTTCAGCTTTTACTGCAACACCGTCATACCCATGTGGATCTGACAAATTTTCAGCAAGCATTTGAAATCCTCCACACAGGCCGACAATCCATGTATCTCCTGATAATGACTTCAACTTTTCATCAAGCCCCTGCTTTTTCCAAAATCGCAAATCTGCAATCGTGCTTTTCGTTCCAGGCAACAGTATAATATCAGGTTGCCCAATTTCTTCTACGCTTTCTACCCAACGAACCGTGACGTCTCGCTCAGTTAAAAACGGCTCGATATCGGTGAAGTTGGATACATAAGGATGCTTACACACAACCAAGTCGATTGCACCTTTAATAACGGATTTTTGTTGTACCGCTCCCACTCCTAGTGAATCTTCTTGCTCGATTTCATGACTGTCCATATAAGGAATAACACCAAGAACCGGAATGCCTGTATACGATTCTAAAAACCGCACGCCATCTTCAAATAGCTTGGCGTCTCCTCTGAATTTATTGATAATCAAACCTTTTATACGTTCTTTTTCTGGTATTAAAGCAAGCGTTCCGACAATTGATGCAAAGACACCTCCTCGCTCAATATCAGCCACAAGAACCACGGGAACATCTGCCCGTTTTGCAACCGTCATATTGACTAGTTCACGGTCGTTTAAATTCATCTCTGCAGGACTGCCCGCTCCTTCAATAACTATGTGCGTGAAATTTCCCGCTAAATTGGTGAGCGCTTTATCGATTGCTTGTAATCCTTTTTCGTAAAATTGTGCTCGGTAGTCCATGCCGTCCATGGTTTCAAGTTTTTTACCGAATAACACCACTTGTGATTTCATGCCGCTTTCAGGCTTTAATAAGATGGGATTCATATCAACAGTAGCTATCGTGCGAGCTGCTTCTGCTTGCACACCTTGTGCGCGCCCGATTTCTTCGCCCAATATCGTCACATACGAGTTATTCGACATATTCTGCGACTTAAAAGGAGCG carries:
- the cobS gene encoding adenosylcobinamide-GDP ribazoletransferase; this encodes MTRQLRTGFLLALQFFSVIPVKKQLPMEKEYITAMYAILPLLGLLFGSVLTSTVWLLRDTTEISSLLLGFIVVLIGLVLTGGLHMDGLADTGDAYFSYQDRDKRLAIMGDPRIGAFGAMALVVAIVGKIILVAESINEASLVWVLLIPVFSRIGLLALFSFTKSAKPDGVAAFFQKRVSHKKLQLVAIVALVISFMLLIWSATFLSAIVLIILLFGFSWLYRAWCLRNFSGVTGDLLGAYVEGVEILLWMSLLFFV
- a CDS encoding cobyric acid synthase, whose translation is MRGIMIQGTSSDVGKSMLCTAFCRILSDQGVKVAPFKSQNMSNNSYVTILGEEIGRAQGVQAEAARTIATVDMNPILLKPESGMKSQVVLFGKKLETMDGMDYRAQFYEKGLQAIDKALTNLAGNFTHIVIEGAGSPAEMNLNDRELVNMTVAKRADVPVVLVADIERGGVFASIVGTLALIPEKERIKGLIINKFRGDAKLFEDGVRFLESYTGIPVLGVIPYMDSHEIEQEDSLGVGAVQQKSVIKGAIDLVVCKHPYVSNFTDIEPFLTERDVTVRWVESVEEIGQPDIILLPGTKSTIADLRFWKKQGLDEKLKSLSGDTWIVGLCGGFQMLAENLSDPHGYDGVAVKAEVGFGLVPNMHVRFEKEKMVRRQKGIVKFEALEAQVIGYEIHHGRVTGIEHWLIDCGDSVEGYYRDRVIGTHLHGFFRDRSCRTAFLAPIRKQKNLPIPVHEKSEDPFDRWAKHVKNHLDWQKVTEIMEANQ